GTCCGAAGGGGTGCGCTCGAGGACCTCGGTCAGCGTCCGGGGGCCGCCGACGTGGACGATCACGGCCGCCTCGTTGGTGTCGGCCAGCAGGATCGCGAGGTCGTCGTCCGAGCCGGTCGACACGAACGTCACGATCTCCTTGCCGTGCCGCTCGAGCCGCTCGGGCATGTCGACCGTGCCGGACACCGTGGTCACGACCACCTCACCCGAGGTGCGGATCGCCTGGTCGGAGATGTTGTCCATCGAGCCGACGACCAGCGCGGGCGTGTAGCCGGCGCCGATGAGGACGTCGGCACCCGCGCCCGCCCCGATCAGGACGGGGTCGTGGTCGGCGATCCAGCGCTTCAGGCCGCGCAGGTCGGCCGCGTCGTCGTACCCGCGGGAGACGACGACGACGGCACGTCCGCTGAGGTCGGTGCGCAGCTCCGGCACCTTCGCGCCGGTGAGGAGCATCGCCTGCTCACGACGGATGTGGTCGCTGGCGTTCGCGGTCAGGGAGTCCAGGCGGGTCACGAGACCGTCCTGGGCAGCGGTGAGGTCGGCGGCGGCACGCGCCTCGTCGATCACGTCGCCCTCGACGACGAGCACCTCGTCGCGGAAGACCCGGCCGTCGTCGACGCGCAGCTGCTCACCGCTCTTGAGGCGGGTCCAGGCGCCCTCGCTGGTCAGGTCGACCAGCGTGACGCCCGCGCGGGCCAGCATCTGCGGACCCGTGTTCGGCACGCGTCCGCTGGTGGACGGGACCGCGTTGAGCACGACCCGCACACGGCGGTCGATCAGGGCTTGAGCCTGCCGGGCGTCGAGGTCAGGGTGCTCGACCAGTGCGATGTCGCCCTCGCGGAGGGAGGCGATGTCGCTGTCTCGTCGAGCGGACCTGAGGGTGCCGATGACACCCTCGACGTCCGGCGGCAGGGGCGTTTTACGTTTCCAGAT
Above is a genomic segment from Aeromicrobium chenweiae containing:
- the steA gene encoding putative cytokinetic ring protein SteA, coding for MAIWKRKTPLPPDVEGVIGTLRSARRDSDIASLREGDIALVEHPDLDARQAQALIDRRVRVVLNAVPSTSGRVPNTGPQMLARAGVTLVDLTSEGAWTRLKSGEQLRVDDGRVFRDEVLVVEGDVIDEARAAADLTAAQDGLVTRLDSLTANASDHIRREQAMLLTGAKVPELRTDLSGRAVVVVSRGYDDAADLRGLKRWIADHDPVLIGAGAGADVLIGAGYTPALVVGSMDNISDQAIRTSGEVVVTTVSGTVDMPERLERHGKEIVTFVSTGSDDDLAILLADTNEAAVIVHVGGPRTLTEVLERTPSDAARIFVARLRASSKIVDAKAVHHFTSQRLALWPVLLVLLAGIVAVGVAVAITPVGQDWFDSLGDRLADLGTWIKGLFS